One Mycolicibacterium parafortuitum DNA segment encodes these proteins:
- a CDS encoding carbon-nitrogen hydrolase family protein, translating to MRVALAQIRSGTDPRHNLGLVDEYTRRAADAGASLVLFPEATMCRFGVPLGEVAEPFDGPWANGVRDIAARAGVVVVAGMFVPSGDGRAFNTLLATGPGVEARYDKIHLYDAFGFVESKTVAPGREPVVITVDTASGPVTVGLTLCYDIRFPELYVELAERGAEVITAHASWGTGPGKLDQWTLLARARAIDTNSVVAAVGQAYPGDEIAALGPTGVGGSLVASALGDVLASAGDDPELLVCDIDLDAARKARETVAVMHNRSGWAHHGKAESRA from the coding sequence ATGCGGGTGGCACTGGCCCAGATCCGCAGCGGCACCGACCCGCGGCACAACCTGGGCCTGGTCGACGAGTACACCCGGCGCGCGGCCGATGCGGGCGCGTCGCTGGTGCTGTTCCCCGAGGCGACGATGTGCCGGTTCGGGGTGCCGCTCGGCGAGGTCGCCGAACCGTTCGACGGTCCGTGGGCCAACGGGGTGCGCGACATCGCCGCGCGCGCCGGGGTGGTCGTCGTCGCGGGCATGTTCGTCCCGTCCGGGGACGGCCGGGCGTTCAACACGCTGCTGGCCACCGGGCCGGGCGTCGAGGCCCGCTACGACAAGATCCACCTGTACGACGCGTTCGGCTTCGTCGAATCCAAGACCGTCGCGCCGGGCCGCGAACCGGTGGTCATCACCGTGGACACCGCGTCGGGCCCGGTCACCGTCGGGTTGACGCTGTGCTACGACATCCGCTTCCCGGAGTTGTACGTCGAGCTGGCCGAACGCGGCGCCGAGGTGATCACCGCGCATGCGTCGTGGGGAACCGGGCCGGGCAAGCTCGACCAGTGGACGCTGCTGGCCCGGGCCCGGGCGATCGACACCAACAGTGTGGTCGCCGCGGTCGGGCAGGCCTACCCCGGCGACGAGATCGCCGCGCTCGGCCCCACCGGGGTGGGCGGCAGCCTGGTCGCCTCCGCGCTCGGTGACGTGCTGGCATCCGCGGGTGACGACCCCGAGCTTCTGGTGTGCGATATCGACCTCGACGCGGCCCGTAAAGCCCGCGAGACCGTCGCGGTGATGCACAACCGCTCAGGTTGGGCTCATCACGGTAAGGCAGAATCGCGGGCGTGA
- a CDS encoding DUF2505 domain-containing protein has protein sequence MPRSFDMATDYGGTVEQVHRALADERYWLVRLQDSGADHATLDELTVDADGGIRVRTTQTLRADRLPGVVTQFHRGDLSFVREEIWTPISNRRSGATVRGSIPGAPASLSGDATLSSVADDLGALVSRLALKATVEVRVPLVGGKIENFIGSQLVELMVAEQRFTTEWITENG, from the coding sequence ATGCCGCGTTCATTCGACATGGCCACGGACTACGGGGGCACCGTCGAGCAGGTACACCGGGCGCTCGCCGACGAGCGGTACTGGCTGGTGCGTCTGCAGGATTCCGGCGCCGATCACGCCACCCTCGACGAGCTGACCGTCGACGCCGACGGCGGGATCCGGGTCAGGACCACCCAGACGTTGCGCGCCGACCGGCTGCCCGGGGTGGTGACGCAGTTCCACCGGGGCGATCTGAGCTTCGTGCGCGAGGAGATCTGGACGCCGATCAGCAACCGGCGTTCGGGGGCGACGGTGCGCGGGTCGATCCCGGGGGCGCCTGCATCGCTGAGCGGGGACGCGACGCTGTCGTCGGTGGCCGACGACTTGGGCGCGCTGGTGTCGCGGCTGGCGCTCAAGGCCACCGTGGAGGTGAGGGTGCCACTGGTCGGTGGCAAGATCGAGAACTTCATCGGCAGCCAACTGGTGGAGCTGATGGTCGCCGAACAGCGTTTCACCACGGAGTGGATCACCGAGAACGGCTGA
- a CDS encoding L,D-transpeptidase produces the protein MNPADPLPSITRRRALTAFAVGVVAPATLAACMSNDGTPSPDGSSGDAPKAPTLSYEPSADATDVSPKDTVAVKVSDGWFQKVSLANASSGKVVAGSLNKERTTFTVTESLGYGNTYEWSGSAVGEDGKAVPLSGSFTTVAPATEVSGRFQLADGQTVGVAAPIILQFDAAIADADRAEVEKAVKVTTTPAVEGSWAWLPDEAGGSRMHWRTKEYYPAGTTVHVDADLYGVPFGDGMYGAADSTLDFTIGRFQVVKAEASSHRIQVITDAGVIMDFPCSYGEGDLDRNVTRSGVHVVTEKYEDFYMTNPAAGYANVRERFAVRISNNGEFIHANPASSGAQGNSNVTNGCINLSLTDAEQYFNTAIYGDPVEVTGTRIQLSYADGDIWDWAVPWEEWQTMSALSSADKPDEIPDSAPATPSGAPQPAGAGRPGG, from the coding sequence GTGAACCCCGCAGACCCGCTGCCGTCGATCACCAGACGGCGAGCTCTCACCGCGTTTGCGGTCGGTGTCGTGGCGCCGGCGACGCTGGCGGCCTGTATGTCGAACGACGGAACTCCGTCCCCGGACGGCTCGTCCGGGGACGCGCCGAAGGCTCCCACCCTCAGCTACGAACCCTCCGCGGACGCCACCGACGTCTCCCCGAAGGACACCGTCGCGGTGAAGGTCTCCGACGGCTGGTTCCAGAAGGTGTCGCTGGCCAACGCCAGTAGCGGCAAGGTGGTCGCGGGCTCGCTGAACAAGGAGCGGACCACGTTCACCGTCACCGAGTCGCTGGGTTACGGCAACACCTACGAGTGGTCGGGTTCGGCGGTCGGCGAGGACGGCAAGGCGGTGCCGCTGTCCGGGTCGTTCACCACGGTCGCCCCGGCCACCGAGGTCAGCGGCCGGTTCCAGCTCGCCGACGGGCAGACCGTCGGCGTCGCGGCGCCCATCATCCTGCAGTTCGACGCCGCGATCGCCGACGCCGACCGCGCCGAGGTGGAGAAGGCCGTCAAGGTCACCACCACTCCCGCGGTCGAGGGCAGCTGGGCGTGGCTGCCCGACGAGGCGGGCGGCTCCCGGATGCACTGGCGGACCAAGGAGTACTACCCGGCGGGCACCACCGTGCACGTCGACGCCGACCTGTACGGCGTGCCGTTCGGCGACGGCATGTACGGCGCCGCCGACTCCACCCTCGACTTCACCATCGGCCGCTTCCAGGTCGTCAAGGCCGAGGCGTCGTCGCACCGCATCCAGGTCATCACCGACGCCGGGGTGATCATGGACTTCCCGTGCAGCTACGGCGAGGGCGATCTGGACCGCAACGTCACCCGCAGCGGCGTGCACGTGGTCACGGAGAAGTACGAGGACTTCTACATGACCAACCCCGCCGCCGGGTACGCGAACGTGCGGGAGCGGTTCGCGGTGCGGATCTCCAACAACGGCGAGTTCATCCACGCCAACCCGGCCAGCTCGGGCGCGCAGGGCAACAGCAACGTCACCAACGGCTGCATCAACTTGTCCCTCACCGACGCCGAGCAGTACTTCAACACCGCGATCTACGGCGATCCGGTCGAGGTGACGGGCACCCGGATCCAGCTCTCCTACGCCGACGGCGACATCTGGGACTGGGCCGTTCCATGGGAGGAGTGGCAGACGATGTCGGCGCTGTCGTCGGCGGACAAACCCGACGAGATCCCCGACTCGGCCCCGGCGACCCCGTCCGGCGCGCCGCAGCCCGCGGGCGCCGGTCGGCCCGGCGGCTGA
- a CDS encoding UDP-N-acetylmuramate dehydrogenase has translation MAPSLLGGVPFAENVPLAPLTTLRVGPVARRLVTAETTEQVVAAVGAAGPDALILAGGSNVVLADDITELTVIRLANTTITVDGDVLRAEAGAGWDDVVAASLAHGLGGLECLSGIPGSTGATPVQNVGAYGAEVADTIRRVRLLDRTTGEDRWVDPEVLQFGYRTSILKHSSQWVVLEVEFGLDAAGRSAPLRYGELATALDAQPGERADPHRVRAAVLSLRARKGMVLDAADHDTWSVGSFFTNPVVSHADFERIAASVDGPVPNYPADAGVKLAAGWLVERAGFGKGYPGDAAPARLSTKHALALTNRGSATTADVLALARTVRDGVRTAFGIELTPEPVLVGCVL, from the coding sequence GTGGCCCCTTCGTTGTTGGGCGGTGTGCCGTTCGCCGAGAACGTGCCGCTGGCGCCGCTGACCACGCTGCGGGTCGGACCGGTGGCCCGCCGCCTCGTCACCGCCGAGACGACCGAGCAGGTCGTCGCCGCTGTCGGCGCCGCCGGGCCGGACGCGCTGATCCTGGCCGGTGGCTCCAACGTGGTGCTCGCCGACGACATCACGGAACTGACCGTGATCCGGCTGGCGAACACCACGATCACCGTCGACGGTGACGTGCTGCGCGCCGAGGCCGGGGCGGGGTGGGACGACGTCGTCGCCGCCTCGCTGGCGCACGGGCTGGGCGGGCTGGAGTGCCTGTCGGGCATCCCCGGGTCCACCGGCGCGACCCCGGTGCAGAACGTCGGCGCGTACGGCGCCGAGGTCGCCGACACCATCCGCCGGGTCCGACTATTGGACCGCACCACCGGCGAGGACCGCTGGGTGGATCCGGAGGTTCTCCAGTTCGGTTACCGCACAAGCATTCTGAAGCATTCGTCGCAGTGGGTGGTGCTGGAGGTCGAGTTCGGGCTGGACGCCGCCGGGCGCAGTGCGCCACTGCGGTACGGCGAACTGGCCACCGCGCTGGACGCGCAACCGGGGGAGCGCGCCGACCCGCACCGGGTCCGGGCCGCGGTGCTGTCGCTGCGCGCCCGCAAGGGCATGGTGCTCGACGCGGCCGACCACGACACGTGGAGCGTCGGCTCGTTCTTCACCAACCCCGTGGTGTCGCACGCCGACTTCGAGCGGATCGCGGCGTCCGTCGACGGCCCGGTGCCGAACTACCCGGCCGACGCCGGGGTCAAGCTTGCTGCCGGATGGCTGGTCGAGCGGGCCGGATTCGGCAAGGGATACCCGGGCGACGCTGCGCCCGCCCGGTTGTCGACCAAGCATGCGCTGGCGTTGACCAATCGTGGTTCGGCGACCACGGCCGACGTGTTGGCGCTGGCCAGGACGGTGCGCGACGGTGTCAGGACCGCCTTCGGGATCGAACTCACACCCGAACCGGTGCTGGTTGGGTGCGTGCTGTAA
- a CDS encoding SAM-dependent methyltransferase — MAPLGQVTRGTTGHNRLRRSDRWLVHSSRVRTALQAAADPLVVDLGYGAKPVTTLELAIRLRDVRRDVRVVGLEIEPERVRAGQAAAQPGVEFALGGFELAGHRPILVRAFNVLRQYPVEEVAGAWDAMGRRIAPGGLIVDGTCDELGRLCCWVLLDATSPISLTLACDPFAIEKPSDLAERLPKVLIHHNVEGQPIHTLLRAADRAWASVAGHGVFGPRIRWRAMLDLLVSEGFPIDTPRRSLRDGVLTVPWDAVAPVS, encoded by the coding sequence ATGGCCCCGCTCGGACAGGTGACCCGGGGCACCACGGGCCACAACCGGCTGCGGCGCAGCGACCGCTGGCTGGTGCACTCGTCGCGGGTGCGCACCGCGCTGCAGGCCGCCGCCGATCCGCTGGTCGTCGATCTCGGCTACGGCGCCAAACCGGTGACGACGCTGGAGCTCGCGATCCGGCTGCGCGACGTCCGGCGCGACGTACGGGTGGTCGGGCTGGAGATCGAACCCGAGCGGGTGCGCGCCGGGCAGGCCGCCGCCCAGCCCGGTGTCGAATTCGCGCTCGGGGGCTTCGAATTGGCGGGCCACCGGCCGATCCTGGTGCGCGCCTTCAACGTTCTGCGTCAGTACCCGGTCGAGGAGGTGGCCGGAGCCTGGGACGCGATGGGCCGCCGGATCGCCCCCGGCGGACTGATCGTCGACGGCACCTGCGACGAACTGGGCCGGTTGTGCTGCTGGGTGCTGCTGGACGCGACCTCCCCGATCAGCCTGACGCTGGCCTGCGACCCGTTCGCGATCGAGAAGCCGTCCGACCTCGCCGAGCGGTTGCCGAAGGTGCTGATCCACCACAACGTCGAGGGGCAACCGATCCACACCCTGCTGCGCGCCGCCGACCGCGCGTGGGCCAGCGTCGCCGGCCACGGTGTCTTCGGCCCGCGGATCCGATGGCGCGCGATGCTGGATCTCCTTGTCAGCGAAGGATTTCCGATCGACACCCCACGGCGCAGCCTGCGCGACGGCGTCCTCACAGTGCCGTGGGACGCCGTCGCACCGGTCAGCTAG
- a CDS encoding DDE-type integrase/transposase/recombinase — MIELSRSTWHYRSNPRPPVSDPLPHKDRAYPSRIGEADRAAIRDMILAGWTAGTSVDHAFAASWDEGVMLGSRRSWWRVAAAIEDQSTRPVAPTRSTSKTPRPAPVLKSTGPQQIWSWDITDLRSPWRGVAFKAYSVLDIYSRKIVGWRVEERECDDLAVDMFEAAFAEHGLPAVVHADSGPAMRSTVLKDLLADLGVGQTHNRPRVSNDNPFSESEFRTMKYRPNYPGIFDDLDTARAWVGAYVSWYNQHHRHSGIALFTPNAVHNGTWAQHWGQRDNALQAYYDAHPERFRRRPRTHSPSPVVGINLSAENNHDRLQAA, encoded by the coding sequence ATGATCGAGCTATCACGGTCGACGTGGCATTACCGGTCCAACCCGCGCCCGCCGGTCAGCGATCCGCTGCCGCACAAGGATCGGGCGTACCCGTCGCGCATCGGTGAGGCCGACCGGGCAGCGATCCGGGACATGATCCTCGCCGGCTGGACGGCGGGCACCTCAGTGGACCACGCGTTCGCCGCCAGCTGGGATGAGGGTGTGATGCTGGGCTCGCGGCGTTCCTGGTGGCGGGTCGCCGCCGCGATCGAGGACCAAAGTACGCGCCCGGTCGCACCGACCCGCTCGACGAGCAAGACACCCCGTCCGGCGCCGGTGCTCAAATCTACTGGACCACAACAGATCTGGAGCTGGGACATCACCGACCTGCGCAGCCCGTGGCGCGGTGTGGCGTTCAAGGCGTACTCGGTCCTTGACATCTACTCCCGCAAGATCGTGGGTTGGCGTGTGGAGGAACGGGAGTGCGATGACCTGGCCGTGGACATGTTCGAAGCCGCGTTCGCCGAGCATGGCCTGCCCGCGGTCGTGCACGCCGACTCCGGACCGGCGATGCGCTCGACGGTCCTCAAAGACTTACTCGCCGATCTCGGCGTCGGCCAGACACACAACCGGCCTCGGGTCAGTAACGACAACCCGTTCTCCGAATCGGAGTTCCGCACGATGAAATACCGGCCGAACTATCCCGGCATCTTCGACGATCTCGACACCGCCCGCGCCTGGGTGGGCGCCTATGTGTCCTGGTACAACCAGCATCACCGCCACAGCGGCATCGCGCTGTTCACCCCCAACGCCGTCCACAACGGCACCTGGGCACAGCACTGGGGTCAACGAGACAACGCCCTACAGGCCTACTACGACGCCCACCCCGAACGATTCCGCCGCCGTCCACGAACCCACAGTCCCAGTCCCGTCGTGGGCATCAACCTGTCCGCAGAAAACAACCACGACCGACTCCAAGCAGCTTGA
- a CDS encoding SDR family oxidoreductase yields MTTPSDTRRVAVVTGASAGIGEATARTLAAQGFHVICVARREGPIKALAAEIDGTAIVADVTDPTAVAALAGRLDRVDVLVNNAGGARGLESIADADVEHWRWMWEANVLGTLHVTRALLPKLIDSGDGLIVTITSIAAVEIYDNGGGYTSAKHAQGVLHRTLRSELLGKPVRLSEIAPGMVKTDFSLNRFEGDAERAEKVYEGVTPLVAEDIAEVVGFVASRPPHVDLDLIVVRPRDQVSGASGSRFNRQS; encoded by the coding sequence ATGACGACGCCCTCAGATACCCGCCGCGTCGCGGTGGTCACCGGAGCCAGTGCGGGAATCGGTGAAGCCACTGCGAGAACCCTTGCCGCCCAAGGCTTTCATGTGATCTGCGTGGCCCGCCGCGAGGGGCCCATCAAGGCGTTGGCCGCCGAGATCGACGGCACCGCGATTGTGGCGGACGTCACTGATCCGACGGCCGTGGCGGCGCTCGCCGGGCGGCTGGACCGCGTCGATGTGCTGGTCAACAACGCCGGAGGTGCCCGCGGCCTGGAGTCGATCGCCGACGCCGACGTCGAGCACTGGCGCTGGATGTGGGAGGCCAACGTGCTGGGCACGCTGCACGTCACCCGTGCACTGCTGCCCAAGCTGATCGATTCCGGCGACGGCCTGATCGTCACGATCACCTCGATCGCCGCGGTGGAGATCTACGACAACGGCGGCGGCTACACCTCGGCCAAGCACGCGCAGGGCGTGCTGCACCGCACGCTGCGCAGCGAGCTGCTCGGAAAACCGGTGCGGCTCAGCGAGATCGCGCCCGGCATGGTGAAGACGGACTTCTCACTGAACCGCTTCGAGGGCGACGCCGAGCGTGCCGAGAAGGTGTACGAGGGCGTCACCCCGCTGGTGGCCGAGGACATCGCCGAGGTGGTCGGGTTCGTCGCGAGCCGCCCGCCGCACGTCGACCTGGACCTGATCGTGGTCCGCCCGCGGGATCAGGTGTCCGGGGCTTCGGGCTCCCGCTTCAACCGGCAGAGCTGA
- a CDS encoding sodium:solute symporter family protein, with protein MILVGVAISIAIVVAVGFYVSKRIEGDSSNFLVGGRMLPFWLVGGALMGAAVDTNATLGNTDLAFEFGFWAGACLPLGLALCLTITGIFFAKPMNRMGLTSFPDYYRLRFGRSVEIGASVLLAVAFCMLVAGNLVAGGLLFNYFLGMPYWLGVVLIAAIAVAYTGTGGLIADAYTAIIQMSLILVGAIGLFFWMTSTHGLDIAEGTGPFALGQLSDPAQGAVINWATLIALGIGDIVAIDFMARVFSAKSPEAARRACFTAATGTVAICIPFGLVVLAAHSFLPEELDGPVLFVLLNDYAPVGLTVLVLCGLVGASMSTANGAILAISNVCVRNLGGVRRVHVPGRRDPLLRATRVAMVPMTLFSIVFAIYVQQTGILLTLAFDLMLACLIVPFILGLVWRRGTTTAAVAAIAVGFVVRIGLFVMTPTMFGVENTILYIPNSLIDASFDGWPTFIAFAAGLLTYVAVALATPPAALRGLDLQVADDLDDILDAADQVEKPAEPVAAKVPAEAS; from the coding sequence ATGATCCTTGTGGGCGTGGCGATCAGCATCGCCATAGTCGTCGCCGTCGGTTTCTACGTGTCCAAACGGATCGAAGGCGACAGCTCCAATTTCCTCGTCGGCGGCCGGATGCTGCCGTTCTGGCTGGTCGGTGGTGCGCTGATGGGTGCGGCCGTCGACACCAACGCGACCCTGGGAAACACCGATCTGGCCTTCGAATTCGGTTTCTGGGCCGGTGCGTGCCTGCCGCTGGGGCTGGCGCTGTGCCTGACCATCACCGGCATCTTCTTCGCCAAACCGATGAACCGGATGGGGCTGACGTCGTTCCCGGACTACTACCGGCTGCGGTTCGGCCGCTCGGTAGAGATCGGCGCGTCGGTGCTGCTGGCCGTCGCGTTCTGCATGCTGGTGGCCGGCAACCTGGTGGCCGGCGGGCTGCTGTTCAACTACTTCCTCGGGATGCCCTACTGGCTGGGTGTGGTGCTGATCGCGGCGATCGCGGTGGCCTACACCGGCACCGGCGGGCTGATCGCCGACGCGTACACCGCGATCATCCAGATGTCGCTGATCCTGGTCGGCGCGATCGGGCTGTTCTTCTGGATGACGAGCACCCACGGTCTTGACATCGCCGAGGGCACAGGGCCTTTCGCGCTCGGCCAGCTGAGCGACCCGGCGCAGGGCGCGGTGATCAACTGGGCCACGCTGATCGCGCTCGGCATCGGCGACATCGTCGCGATCGACTTCATGGCCCGGGTGTTCTCCGCGAAGTCGCCCGAGGCGGCGCGGCGCGCGTGCTTCACCGCGGCGACCGGAACGGTGGCGATCTGCATCCCGTTCGGGCTCGTCGTGCTCGCGGCGCACTCGTTCCTGCCCGAAGAGCTCGACGGACCGGTGCTGTTCGTGTTGCTCAACGATTACGCCCCCGTCGGGTTGACGGTGCTGGTGCTGTGCGGGCTGGTCGGTGCGTCGATGTCGACGGCCAACGGCGCGATCCTGGCGATCTCCAACGTGTGCGTGCGCAACCTCGGCGGGGTGCGCCGCGTGCACGTGCCCGGCCGGCGGGATCCGCTGCTGCGGGCCACCCGCGTCGCGATGGTGCCGATGACGTTGTTCTCGATCGTCTTCGCGATCTACGTCCAGCAGACCGGCATCCTGCTCACGCTGGCGTTCGACCTGATGCTGGCGTGCCTGATCGTGCCGTTCATCCTCGGGCTGGTGTGGCGACGCGGGACGACGACGGCCGCGGTCGCCGCGATCGCGGTCGGATTCGTGGTCCGGATCGGGCTTTTCGTGATGACACCGACGATGTTCGGCGTCGAGAACACCATCCTGTACATCCCGAACAGCCTGATCGACGCGTCGTTCGACGGGTGGCCGACGTTCATCGCGTTCGCCGCGGGTCTGCTGACCTACGTCGCGGTGGCGCTGGCCACCCCGCCGGCGGCGCTGCGCGGGCTCGACCTGCAGGTCGCCGACGATCTCGACGACATCCTCGATGCGGCCGATCAGGTGGAGAAGCCCGCCGAGCCCGTCGCGGCGAAGGTGCCCGCCGAGGCTAGCTGA
- a CDS encoding ROK family transcriptional regulator, with translation MSTSATLAPRTRTAAVKRATPVRGTAAGARRPQALLHQIVAPSLALPEAAAASVFAAARQRGPIARDVIAQVTGLSIATVNRQVTALLDAGLLRERADLAVSGAIGRPRVPVEVNHEPFLTLGVHIGARTTSIVAADLFGRTLDVVETPTPRGPQAAALAAIAGSARRYLSRWHRRRPLWVGAATGGVVDSATGYLDHPRLGWADAPVGPVLADSLGLPVSVASHVDAMAGAELLLGMRRQPTKAATSLYVYARETVGYALSIGGRVHSPSSGPGTIAALPAYSELLGGTGRLESTVSDEAVLTAAREAHIVPADGPASTVTAVLRAAKQGNAQAVALVTERARVLGEAVALLRDMLNPDDLVVGGQAFTEYPEGMSTVEAAFGERSVLGHRDIRVTAFGNRVQEAGAGIVSLGGIYADPIAAMRRAQSRRPEASA, from the coding sequence ATGAGCACCTCCGCCACCCTCGCCCCCCGCACCCGCACCGCCGCCGTCAAGCGCGCGACCCCGGTCCGCGGCACGGCCGCCGGCGCCCGTCGGCCCCAGGCGCTGCTGCACCAGATCGTCGCACCGTCGCTGGCCTTGCCCGAGGCGGCCGCCGCATCGGTGTTCGCCGCCGCCCGGCAGCGCGGGCCGATCGCACGAGATGTGATCGCGCAGGTCACCGGCCTGAGCATCGCGACGGTGAACCGCCAGGTCACCGCCCTGCTGGATGCGGGACTGCTGCGTGAGCGCGCCGACCTCGCAGTCTCGGGAGCCATCGGCAGGCCGCGCGTTCCGGTCGAGGTCAACCACGAACCGTTCCTGACCCTCGGCGTCCACATCGGCGCCCGGACCACCAGCATCGTCGCCGCCGACCTGTTCGGACGCACCCTCGACGTCGTCGAGACCCCGACGCCGCGCGGACCCCAGGCCGCCGCGCTGGCCGCCATCGCCGGCAGTGCCCGTCGCTACCTGAGCCGCTGGCACCGCCGCCGCCCGCTGTGGGTCGGCGCGGCCACCGGCGGCGTGGTGGACAGCGCCACCGGCTACCTCGACCACCCGCGGCTGGGCTGGGCCGACGCCCCCGTCGGCCCGGTGCTCGCCGATTCCCTCGGACTACCGGTGTCGGTGGCCTCGCATGTCGATGCGATGGCCGGCGCCGAACTGCTGCTGGGCATGCGCCGTCAGCCCACCAAGGCCGCCACCAGCTTGTACGTCTACGCCCGTGAGACCGTCGGCTACGCGCTGTCGATCGGCGGCCGGGTGCATTCCCCCTCGAGCGGGCCCGGCACCATCGCCGCACTGCCGGCGTACTCCGAATTGCTCGGCGGCACAGGGCGACTGGAGTCCACCGTCAGCGACGAAGCGGTGCTGACCGCCGCGCGCGAGGCGCACATCGTGCCTGCCGACGGACCGGCATCGACGGTCACCGCGGTGCTGCGCGCCGCCAAGCAGGGCAACGCGCAGGCGGTCGCGCTGGTCACCGAACGCGCGCGGGTGCTCGGCGAGGCTGTCGCGTTGCTGCGCGACATGCTCAACCCCGACGATCTCGTGGTCGGCGGTCAGGCCTTCACCGAGTACCCCGAGGGGATGAGCACCGTCGAGGCGGCGTTCGGCGAGCGGTCCGTGCTCGGACACCGCGATATCCGCGTGACCGCGTTCGGCAACCGCGTCCAGGAGGCCGGCGCCGGCATCGTGTCCCTCGGCGGTATCTATGCCGATCCGATCGCCGCGATGCGTCGGGCGCAGTCCCGCAGGCCCGAAGCCAGCGCCTGA
- a CDS encoding agmatinase family protein → MSEYPDPSLPNAEGAWAQQVEANLGDRRLREEIDRGLSYGLEAAPTINDRTISTFVRGEKPHFAGERGTFLKCPFIEDVNEVGDAEVAIFGVPLDAGATYRPGTRFGPQGIRRSTNLFGTYNYESGVDLREQLNMVDIGDVFTIPGNLEKSFDQISTAMAHVASKGVMPIVLGGDHSIGFPTIRGLAPHMDGNIGIIHFDRHVDTQETDLDERMHTTPWFHATNIKNAPATNLVQIGIGGWQSPREGVKVGRERKSTVITVGDVERVGIEKIAETALEIAWKGAKAVYLSFDIDVIDAGFVPGTGWPEPGGLLPREALNLVKMISEPGLAGIEVVECSPPYDWAEQTALMSSRVILDSLAAQVRSGKLGKKAAKADRPAWGP, encoded by the coding sequence ATGTCCGAATACCCAGACCCGTCGCTACCGAATGCCGAAGGCGCGTGGGCCCAGCAGGTCGAGGCGAATCTCGGCGACCGCCGATTGCGGGAGGAGATCGACCGCGGCCTGAGCTACGGCCTGGAGGCCGCGCCGACGATCAACGACCGAACGATCTCGACGTTCGTGCGCGGCGAGAAACCGCACTTCGCCGGTGAGCGCGGCACCTTCCTGAAGTGCCCGTTCATCGAGGACGTCAACGAGGTCGGCGACGCCGAGGTCGCGATCTTCGGTGTCCCGCTCGACGCCGGCGCGACCTACCGTCCCGGCACGAGGTTCGGGCCGCAGGGAATCCGGCGCTCCACCAACCTGTTCGGCACCTACAACTACGAGTCCGGGGTCGATCTGCGCGAGCAGCTCAACATGGTCGACATCGGCGACGTGTTCACCATCCCGGGCAATCTGGAGAAGTCGTTCGATCAGATCAGCACCGCGATGGCCCATGTCGCGAGCAAGGGCGTGATGCCGATCGTGCTGGGCGGCGACCACTCGATCGGCTTTCCGACCATCCGCGGCCTGGCGCCCCACATGGACGGCAACATCGGCATCATCCACTTCGACCGGCACGTCGACACCCAGGAGACCGATCTCGACGAGCGCATGCACACCACGCCGTGGTTCCACGCGACCAACATCAAGAACGCCCCGGCGACCAACCTGGTGCAGATCGGCATCGGCGGCTGGCAGAGCCCCCGCGAGGGCGTGAAGGTGGGCCGTGAGCGCAAGTCGACGGTGATCACCGTCGGCGACGTCGAACGCGTCGGTATTGAAAAAATCGCGGAGACGGCACTGGAGATCGCGTGGAAGGGCGCCAAGGCGGTCTACCTGTCGTTCGACATCGACGTGATCGACGCCGGCTTCGTCCCCGGCACCGGGTGGCCGGAGCCCGGCGGACTGCTGCCCCGCGAGGCGCTGAACCTGGTCAAGATGATCTCCGAGCCCGGCCTGGCAGGCATCGAGGTCGTCGAGTGCTCGCCGCCGTACGACTGGGCCGAGCAGACCGCGCTGATGAGCTCGCGGGTGATCCTGGACAGCCTCGCCGCGCAGGTCCGCTCCGGAAAGCTCGGCAAGAAGGCCGCGAAGGCCGACCGGCCGGCCTGGGGGCCGTAA